In the Elioraea tepida genome, one interval contains:
- a CDS encoding quinone-dependent dihydroorotate dehydrogenase: MTPSLASALMPLMRLIDPETAHGLALRALRAGLAGRADPPTLAVEAMGLRFRNPLGLAAGFDKNAVAVRPLFALGFGFVEVGTITPRPQAGNPRPRLFRLAEDGGVINRMGMNNEGWEAISARIAAMRAEGPLPGPLGINVGINKDCDDPVRDTGLLVEGAARLGDYVTVNVSSPNTPGLRDLQAADRLAKLLEASRQGLARAGQSVPILVKLAPDLDHDSLGPIVETAVAGGVSGLIVSNTTIARPATLRSRHRNEAGGLSGRPLFASATAMLRRVARIAAGRLVLIGAGGVASGADAYAKIRSGASLVQLYSAMAYAGPALPGRIVSELAALVARDGFRRVDQAVGLDRERDDA; encoded by the coding sequence ATGACCCCCTCTCTCGCCTCCGCGCTCATGCCGCTGATGCGGCTGATCGACCCAGAGACGGCGCACGGCCTTGCCCTTCGCGCCCTGCGCGCGGGGCTCGCGGGCAGAGCCGATCCGCCCACGCTTGCGGTCGAAGCGATGGGGCTTCGGTTTCGCAACCCGCTCGGCCTCGCCGCCGGCTTCGACAAGAACGCGGTCGCCGTCCGTCCGCTGTTCGCCCTCGGCTTCGGCTTCGTCGAGGTCGGCACGATCACGCCGCGGCCGCAGGCCGGCAATCCGCGCCCGCGCCTCTTCCGCCTCGCCGAGGACGGAGGGGTGATCAACCGCATGGGCATGAACAACGAGGGATGGGAGGCCATCTCGGCGCGGATCGCGGCGATGCGCGCCGAGGGCCCTCTGCCCGGGCCGTTGGGGATCAATGTCGGCATCAACAAGGACTGCGACGACCCGGTGCGCGACACGGGCCTGCTCGTCGAGGGAGCGGCGCGCTTGGGCGACTACGTCACAGTCAACGTCTCCTCGCCGAACACGCCGGGCTTGCGCGACCTCCAGGCGGCGGATCGGCTCGCTAAGCTCCTCGAGGCGTCGCGGCAGGGGCTCGCGCGCGCAGGACAGTCGGTTCCCATCCTCGTGAAGCTCGCCCCCGATCTCGACCACGACTCGCTCGGGCCGATCGTCGAGACGGCGGTCGCGGGCGGCGTGTCGGGGCTGATCGTCTCCAACACCACGATCGCCCGGCCGGCGACGCTGAGGAGCCGTCATCGGAACGAGGCGGGCGGGCTCTCCGGCCGGCCGCTCTTCGCCTCCGCGACCGCGATGCTGCGGCGCGTGGCACGGATCGCCGCGGGCAGGCTCGTGCTGATCGGCGCGGGCGGTGTCGCGAGTGGCGCCGACGCGTATGCGAAAATCCGCTCCGGCGCCTCTCTGGTGCAGCTCTACTCGGCGATGGCCTATGCGGGCCCCGCTCTGCCCGGGCGGATCGTGTCGGAGCTTGCCGCTCTCGTCGCGCGCGACGGGTTCAGACGCGTCGATCAGGCGGTCGGGCTCGATCGGGAGCGGGACGATGCCTGA
- the gloA gene encoding lactoylglutathione lyase has product MSQPRFLHTMIRVGDLERSVAFYTKLLGMKELRRRDVPEGKYTLAFVGYGDETENTVLELTYNYGVEKYEHGTAFGHLAIGVPDVYATCERLRAAGVKITREPGPVKFGTTVIAFIEDPDGYKIELIERA; this is encoded by the coding sequence ATGTCCCAGCCGCGCTTCCTTCACACGATGATCCGCGTGGGCGATCTCGAACGCTCCGTCGCCTTCTACACGAAGCTCCTCGGCATGAAGGAACTCCGCCGGCGCGACGTGCCCGAAGGCAAGTACACGCTCGCCTTCGTGGGCTATGGTGACGAGACGGAGAACACGGTGCTCGAGCTGACCTACAACTACGGGGTCGAGAAATACGAGCATGGAACCGCGTTCGGCCATCTCGCGATCGGCGTTCCTGACGTCTACGCCACCTGTGAGCGGCTGCGCGCGGCAGGGGTGAAGATCACGCGCGAGCCCGGGCCGGTGAAGTTCGGCACCACCGTGATCGCCTTCATCGAGGACCCCGACGGCTACAAGATCGAGCTCATCGAGCGCGCCTAG
- a CDS encoding xanthine dehydrogenase family protein molybdopterin-binding subunit, translated as MKFGLSQPMRRVEDPRLLRGKGTYTDDISLPGQAYGVVVRSPHAHAAIRRIDTAPALATPGVLAVFTGEDFAAMGLGNVPCAIPLKNRDGSNRAETPRPALAVGRVRHVGDPVAFVVAETQKAARDGAEALVVEYDVLPAVTDLATALDPGQPLVWDDAPGNLCFDWETGDKAETDRLFAEAAHVSRLTVVNNRIVVASMESRAAVAEYDRASGRFTLHTNTQGSWLVRRLLATEVFKLPEERFRVITPDVGGGFGMKLFLYPEHVMVTVAARELGRPVKWASDRSEAFLSDTHGRDNITTGELALDKDGRFLALRTRTLSNMGAYLSTFAPYIPTGAGSKVLASVYGFRAIHAHVLGVLTNTTPVDAYRGAGRPEANYIVERLIDTAARELGIDRVELRKRNMVPPSAMPWKTPMGATYDSGDFVTVLEAALKKADWAGAPQRKQEAARRGKKRGIGLAYYLEATGGAPTERAEIRFAEDGMVEVLVGTQSTGQGHETAYIMLTAAELGIPHDRIRVLQGDSDAAPSGGGTGGARSLYSEGQAILATTATVIEKGKQAAAEVLEAAASDIVFENGRFGVVGTDRGIGILELAATQRKRAAAGEPATLLDAAEVAEIKAHTFPNGCHIAEVEIDPATGVLDIVRYLVVDDVGHAINPLIVRGQVHGGVAQGIGQAVFEHTVYDPESGQLVAGSFMDYCLPRADDLPDIEVDLIEIPCETNPLGVKGAGEAGAVGSPPAVINAVVDALAEDGVKHVDMPVTPERLWRALASAKAA; from the coding sequence CCCCGGCCAGGCCTATGGAGTGGTTGTGCGCAGCCCGCACGCACATGCCGCGATCCGCCGAATCGACACGGCACCCGCTCTCGCCACCCCCGGCGTGCTCGCCGTCTTCACCGGGGAGGACTTCGCGGCGATGGGGCTGGGCAACGTTCCCTGCGCCATCCCGCTCAAGAACCGCGACGGATCGAACCGCGCCGAGACGCCACGGCCGGCGCTTGCGGTCGGACGCGTCCGACACGTCGGCGACCCGGTCGCCTTCGTCGTCGCCGAGACGCAGAAGGCGGCGCGTGACGGGGCCGAGGCGCTCGTGGTCGAGTACGACGTGTTGCCGGCGGTGACCGATCTCGCCACCGCCCTGGATCCTGGCCAGCCGCTGGTGTGGGACGACGCGCCAGGCAATCTCTGCTTCGACTGGGAGACGGGCGACAAGGCCGAGACCGACCGTCTGTTCGCCGAAGCGGCGCACGTCTCGCGCCTGACGGTGGTGAACAACCGGATCGTCGTCGCCTCGATGGAGAGCCGCGCGGCTGTGGCGGAGTATGACCGGGCGAGCGGGCGGTTCACCCTCCACACCAACACTCAAGGCTCGTGGCTCGTCCGTCGCCTGCTCGCGACGGAGGTGTTCAAGCTGCCGGAGGAGCGGTTCCGGGTGATCACGCCGGATGTCGGCGGCGGCTTCGGCATGAAGCTCTTCCTCTATCCGGAGCATGTGATGGTCACGGTCGCGGCGCGCGAGCTCGGCCGGCCGGTGAAGTGGGCGAGCGACCGTTCAGAGGCGTTCCTCTCCGACACCCACGGCCGAGACAACATCACCACCGGAGAGCTCGCGCTCGACAAGGACGGGCGTTTCCTCGCGCTGCGCACCCGCACCCTCTCGAACATGGGGGCCTATCTTTCAACCTTCGCGCCGTACATCCCGACGGGCGCAGGCTCCAAGGTTCTCGCCTCCGTCTACGGCTTCCGAGCGATCCACGCCCATGTTCTCGGGGTTCTGACCAACACCACCCCCGTCGATGCCTATCGCGGCGCCGGCCGGCCGGAAGCGAACTACATCGTCGAGCGCCTGATCGACACGGCAGCGCGCGAGCTGGGCATCGACCGGGTGGAGTTGCGCAAGCGGAACATGGTCCCGCCCTCGGCGATGCCATGGAAGACGCCGATGGGCGCGACCTATGACAGCGGCGATTTCGTCACCGTGCTCGAGGCGGCGCTGAAGAAGGCGGATTGGGCCGGTGCGCCGCAGCGCAAGCAGGAGGCGGCGCGGCGGGGCAAGAAGCGCGGCATCGGGCTTGCCTATTATCTCGAGGCGACCGGCGGGGCGCCGACGGAGCGCGCCGAGATACGCTTCGCCGAAGACGGGATGGTCGAGGTCCTGGTCGGAACCCAGTCGACCGGCCAGGGACACGAGACCGCCTACATCATGCTCACGGCAGCCGAGCTCGGCATCCCGCATGACCGGATCCGCGTGCTCCAGGGCGACAGCGATGCGGCCCCCAGCGGCGGGGGAACGGGGGGCGCCCGCAGCCTCTACTCCGAGGGCCAGGCGATCCTCGCCACCACCGCCACCGTGATCGAGAAGGGCAAGCAGGCGGCAGCCGAGGTGCTCGAGGCAGCCGCCTCCGACATCGTCTTCGAGAACGGCCGGTTCGGCGTCGTCGGAACCGACCGCGGCATCGGCATCCTCGAGCTTGCGGCCACGCAGCGCAAGCGCGCGGCGGCGGGGGAGCCCGCGACTCTGCTTGATGCCGCCGAGGTCGCCGAGATCAAGGCGCACACCTTCCCGAACGGGTGCCATATCGCCGAGGTCGAGATCGACCCGGCGACGGGGGTTCTCGACATCGTCCGCTACCTCGTGGTGGACGACGTTGGGCATGCGATCAACCCGCTGATCGTTCGCGGCCAGGTGCACGGAGGCGTGGCGCAGGGAATCGGCCAAGCGGTGTTCGAGCACACCGTCTACGACCCAGAGAGCGGCCAGCTGGTCGCAGGGTCGTTCATGGACTACTGCCTGCCGCGGGCCGACGACCTGCCCGACATCGAGGTGGACCTGATCGAGATCCCCTGCGAAACGAACCCGCTCGGCGTGAAGGGTGCGGGCGAGGCGGGAGCGGTGGGCAGCCCGCCGGCGGTGATCAACGCCGTGGTCGATGCTCTCGCCGAGGACGGGGTGAAGCACGTCGACATGCCGGTGACGCCGGAGCGGCTCTGGCGCGCGCTCGCCTCGGCGAAGGCGGCCTGA
- a CDS encoding DMT family transporter — MGNALARAGLAGPALILLAIALFSANDVAMKLLSAGFGAAQVITWRCGVGLALVGPVALAQAIRTRGIPRARLALQLLRAVLIHCSGLTFFVAFARLPLFDAYVVFFTAPFVTLALARVLLGEVVPRTAWLWASLGFAGVALALSPGIASASGAGRGPLIGYLAAFAGTCSYALLMVVTRRLGPDARLAESMSIPALAGLAAIGPFAAMTWQAPSAADIVLLSLTGALWAGGNVSLTAAIRFASPARLAPYDFTAMVWAIGYDALVFGTAPGAVEVAGAAVVVAACLGHARSDSGSGARRGRA, encoded by the coding sequence ATGGGAAACGCTCTCGCGCGCGCGGGTCTTGCGGGGCCGGCGCTGATCCTGCTCGCGATCGCCCTGTTCTCGGCCAACGACGTCGCGATGAAGCTGCTCTCCGCCGGGTTCGGCGCGGCGCAGGTGATCACCTGGCGCTGTGGCGTGGGGCTCGCGCTTGTCGGGCCGGTCGCGCTCGCGCAGGCGATCCGAACGCGGGGCATCCCGCGCGCGCGGCTTGCACTCCAGCTCCTGCGCGCTGTGCTGATCCACTGCTCGGGCCTGACCTTCTTCGTTGCTTTCGCGCGCCTGCCTCTGTTCGACGCCTATGTCGTGTTCTTCACCGCCCCCTTCGTCACGCTCGCTCTCGCACGCGTCCTGCTGGGCGAAGTGGTTCCGCGCACGGCGTGGCTCTGGGCGTCGCTCGGCTTCGCCGGCGTGGCGCTTGCCCTGTCGCCGGGCATCGCGAGTGCGTCGGGCGCGGGACGCGGCCCCCTCATCGGCTACCTCGCCGCCTTCGCCGGCACCTGCTCCTACGCGCTTCTGATGGTGGTCACGCGTCGGCTCGGGCCGGACGCACGGCTCGCGGAGAGCATGAGCATCCCGGCGCTCGCAGGGCTTGCCGCGATCGGCCCCTTCGCCGCCATGACCTGGCAGGCACCGTCGGCGGCCGACATCGTGCTCCTGTCGCTCACTGGGGCGCTCTGGGCGGGCGGCAATGTGTCGCTGACGGCGGCGATACGCTTCGCCTCGCCTGCCCGGCTTGCGCCCTACGACTTCACGGCGATGGTCTGGGCGATCGGCTATGACGCCCTCGTCTTCGGAACGGCCCCGGGTGCGGTCGAGGTCGCAGGCGCGGCCGTGGTGGTCGCTGCCTGCCTCGGCCATGCCCGGTCGGATTCGGGATCCGGGGCGAGGCGAGGCAGAGCCTAG